Sequence from the Acidobacteriota bacterium genome:
TTTTCCCCTCTTTCCCTTTTCTCCTCTGCATGAACGGGGTGAGCTGTGCCGTTGAAGTCCGGGACGCCGTGGCAGGTCTGGATCGACACCGGAGGGACTTTCACCGATTGCATCGCCCGCGACCCTGCCGGGCAGATGCATCGATGCAAGGTATTGTCCAGCGGGGCTTTACGAGATCGAATCCTGGAAGTCGAGGGAGACAGGATTCTCCTTGCCCGATCAATGTACCTTCCCGTCGGTCTCCTGAACGGTATGGAGCTAACAGTCCTGGGGGATGATCGCGGTGTCCGGATCTGCGAGCACGACGCCGCTGACGGATGGGTTCGCGTCGCCGGAGCATTGCCGGAGAACCTGTTCTCCGGCTGTCCGGTCGAGCTCAAGTCGAACCAGGAGGCGCCGCTGCTGGCGGCGCGGCTGATCACGAAGGCGGTGAACGGTCAGCCGCTGCCGCTGATGACGATGCGCCTGGCGACGACCCGTGGGACCAATGCATTGCTCGAGCGGGCCGGGGCGCGGGTCGCACACTTCATCACCGCCGGCTTCGAAGACCTTCTGAAAATCGGCGATCAGCGGCGGCCGGATCTCTTCGCGCTCCACATCGAGAAGCCGTCGCCGCTTCCAGAGATCGTCATCGGTGTGCACGAACGGCTTGCCGCGGACGGCTCGGTGATCGAGGAAATGGACCGAGCGTCTCTGACGCCGATCGTAGCCAATTTACTCGAGCAGGGAATATCCTGTGCGAGCATCACGCTCCTTCACGGCCACCGAAATCCGGTCCACGAGCAGGAGCTCGAGCAGATTCTCGCCGAGGCGGGCTTCGGGTACGTGGCGAGATCGAGCGCCCTGAGCCCCTTCCAGGGCCTCCTGCGGAGATCGGAGACCTGCACCGTCGATGCGTATCTCGGACCCGTTATTTCGGACTACCTGCTAGCGGTCGGAAATGGCCTGGGAGGTCGGGAGTCGCGCTTGCAGGTGATGACCTCAGCGGGAGGATTGGTGGATTCCGGTGCATACCGGTCGATGGACAGCCTGCTCAGCGGTCCGGCGGGTGGCGTCGTCGGTGCGGCACTGGTGGGACGTCGCTGCAACCGGCCGCGGGTGATCGCGTTTGACATGGGCGGCACCAGCACGGATGTCTCACGCTTCGATGGCGACTTCGAGTACGTGTTTTCTCATCGGGTCGGTCCGGTCGAACTGGCGGTTCCGGCCCTCGCCATCGAGACCGTGGCCGCCGGTGGCGGGTCTATCTGCCGCGTCGACCAGGGACGATTGTCAGTCGGGCCTGAGAGTGCGGGAGCGATGCCCGGGCCGGCGAGCTACGGTGCGGGAGGACCGCTGACCCTGACCGACGTGAACCTCCTTCTCGGGCGGCTGGTGGCGGAACGATTCCCGATACCGATCGACCTCGAGACCCCCTGGGTTCGGTTCCGGGAGCTGAGGGAAGAACTCGAGGCGGCAGGCCGGGGGGGAGGGAGCGACGAGGAGATTCTTGAGGGGCTTCTGCGGATTGCGGACGAACGCATGGCCGAAGCCATTCGCCACATCTCGGTTCGCAAAGGGGTCGACCCTTCGGGATACGCCCTGGTCGCCTTCGGAGGTGCCGGGGGCCAGCATGCCTGCCGTCTCGCCGAAATCCTCGGCATGGAGGAGATATTCCTGCCCGTCGACGCGGGTCTCCTGAGTGCCCTCGGGCTCGGTCACGCCGTCGTCGAGCGATTCGCGCAGCGCGAGGTCCTGCGCCGGCTTGACGAGGTTTCATGCGATCTGGATGGCTGGGTCGACGAGCTCGCGGCAAAGGCCGCCGCCGAGCTCACGGACGAAGGCGTTGTCGCCGAGGCGATCGATCGTCGGGTGATCGTCGAGCTGCGGTACGAAGGTCAGGACGCGACGCTCGAGGTGGAGCCGACACCGGGCGAAGATATTCGGCGGCTTTTCGAGGGAGCGTACTACCGGCTGTTCTCCTACCGACCGACAGATCGCGGCATCGAGGTGGTTTCGCTTCGGGTAGTGGCGAGCAGCCGCCGACCCGACGTGCAAACGTTCGGGGCTGAGTACGATTTCGATCTGGCCCGCGCGCATGCGACGCGACGCCAGCGGTGTTTCATCGACGGGGGGTGGCGGGACGTACCGCTGTATGAGGCTTCCGAGCTGGCCGCCGGCTCCGAGGTCACCGGTCCAGCGCTGGTTCAGCAGGATCACAGCGCGCTGGTCGTGCGACCGGGCTGGCGCGCCCGATCGCTGGGCGACGGCAGCGTCCGTCTGAAGATCCTGAAAACCGGGAGTGCGGCTGATCGGGACTTCCGAACGAGCCGCCCGAAAGCGGTCGAGCTCGAGCTCATGAGCCATCGTTTCTCGTCGATTGCACGAGAAATGGGCGAGATTCTGCAGCGAACTGCTATCTCGACCAACATCAAGGAGCGGGAGGATTTCTCCTGCACTTTGCTGGACCCGGCGGGGCGGTTGGTGGTCAACGCGCCTCATATTCCGGTCCATCTCGGTGCCATGGGACTGTGTGTGCGCGAACTGGTCGACTTCAAAGTGCCCGATTCGGGTGACGTGGTGGTCACCAATCACCCGGCGTTCGGTGGTTCACACCTGCCGGACGTCACCTTGGCGGCGCCGGTCCACATCGACGATCGCCTCCTCGGCTACGTGGCCTGCCGCGCGCATCACGCCGAGATCGGTGGCGTCCGGCCCGGTTCGGTGCCGCCGAATGCGACGTCGCTGGCCGAGGAAGGCGTCGTCATCCCGCCGACCCTGATTCTGGAGCAAGGTGAACCGCAGTGGGAGCGGATTGAACGGCTCCTTCGGGAGGGGCCGTACCCGAGCCGGACGCCGGCCGATAATATGGCCGATCTGAGAGCGATGCTGGCCGCTATCCTGCGCGGGAGGGAGGGGTTGACCCGGTTGGCACAGGCAGTCGGCTGCGACCACGTGCAGACCCACATGGACGGGCTGCGCCGGCAAGCCGCGTGGCAGATCGAGGCCGCGCTCGAACGCATGGGAGAAGGGCGCTACGAAGGCCTCCAGTTCCTCGACGACGGGTCGCCTCTGGTTGCGGCCTTGACCGTTCGGGGCAACCGTGCGGTGCTCGATTTCACCGGCAGCGCGAAGGTCCATGGTGGCAATCTCAATGCGACTCCGGCGATCGTGCACTCGGTCGTCATGTACGTTCTGCGATTGCTGGTGGATGTCGAGCTGCCGCTCAATGAAGGACTGCTGGAACCGATTGAGATCCGGATTCCGCGTGGACTCCTCAATCCTGGGTATGACGCCGATCCGGTGAGCTGTCCGGCGGTGGTGGGCGGCAACGTCGAGACCAGTCAGCGGCTCACCGATACCCTGCTCGAAGCTCTCGGTCTGGCAGGTTGCAGCCAGGGGACGATGAACAACCTCACCTTTGGCGATGAGTCGTTTGGTTATTACGAGACCGTCGGTGGCGGAAGCGGTGCGGTGGCAGGCCGCGACGGCGCGAGCGGTGTCCATACCCACATGACCAACACGCGCATCACCGATCCGGAGGTGATCGAGCATCGCTATCCGGTCCGGCTCCGACGATTTGCGATACGTCGTGGTTCGGGCGGTTCGGGGCGGTGGATCGGCGGTGACGGCCTGGTCCGCGAGATCGAGTTCCTAGCACCACTCGAGCTCTCGATCCTCAGCC
This genomic interval carries:
- a CDS encoding hydantoinase B/oxoprolinase family protein; the protein is MELTVLGDDRGVRICEHDAADGWVRVAGALPENLFSGCPVELKSNQEAPLLAARLITKAVNGQPLPLMTMRLATTRGTNALLERAGARVAHFITAGFEDLLKIGDQRRPDLFALHIEKPSPLPEIVIGVHERLAADGSVIEEMDRASLTPIVANLLEQGISCASITLLHGHRNPVHEQELEQILAEAGFGYVARSSALSPFQGLLRRSETCTVDAYLGPVISDYLLAVGNGLGGRESRLQVMTSAGGLVDSGAYRSMDSLLSGPAGGVVGAALVGRRCNRPRVIAFDMGGTSTDVSRFDGDFEYVFSHRVGPVELAVPALAIETVAAGGGSICRVDQGRLSVGPESAGAMPGPASYGAGGPLTLTDVNLLLGRLVAERFPIPIDLETPWVRFRELREELEAAGRGGGSDEEILEGLLRIADERMAEAIRHISVRKGVDPSGYALVAFGGAGGQHACRLAEILGMEEIFLPVDAGLLSALGLGHAVVERFAQREVLRRLDEVSCDLDGWVDELAAKAAAELTDEGVVAEAIDRRVIVELRYEGQDATLEVEPTPGEDIRRLFEGAYYRLFSYRPTDRGIEVVSLRVVASSRRPDVQTFGAEYDFDLARAHATRRQRCFIDGGWRDVPLYEASELAAGSEVTGPALVQQDHSALVVRPGWRARSLGDGSVRLKILKTGSAADRDFRTSRPKAVELELMSHRFSSIAREMGEILQRTAISTNIKEREDFSCTLLDPAGRLVVNAPHIPVHLGAMGLCVRELVDFKVPDSGDVVVTNHPAFGGSHLPDVTLAAPVHIDDRLLGYVACRAHHAEIGGVRPGSVPPNATSLAEEGVVIPPTLILEQGEPQWERIERLLREGPYPSRTPADNMADLRAMLAAILRGREGLTRLAQAVGCDHVQTHMDGLRRQAAWQIEAALERMGEGRYEGLQFLDDGSPLVAALTVRGNRAVLDFTGSAKVHGGNLNATPAIVHSVVMYVLRLLVDVELPLNEGLLEPIEIRIPRGLLNPGYDADPVSCPAVVGGNVETSQRLTDTLLEALGLAGCSQGTMNNLTFGDESFGYYETVGGGSGAVAGRDGASGVHTHMTNTRITDPEVIEHRYPVRLRRFAIRRGSGGSGRWIGGDGLVREIEFLAPLELSILSQHRVYRPYGAAGGREGEAGRQAIVGADGVRRELEGIDGCEVNAGDRLILETPGGGGYG